A stretch of the Filimonas lacunae genome encodes the following:
- a CDS encoding RagB/SusD family nutrient uptake outer membrane protein, with amino-acid sequence MRITNYLKMAGLQLVLLTSCAKYTDIKTQGQMVSGKLDNYTVLMNGYGNFDAGPAAICDLASDDVQLVDGSTQQKELAGNTNTYGYYVRSYTWQPAVYEAATNYADYTWLNLYNTIFVANTIIQEVPSVTDGTAAQKAALIAQALVHRADAYLSLVNVYAKPYIQSTAGSDLGVPLVLSPTTAQVLNRASVQTVYSQIITDLKEAIPYLPQTQSMTFIPAKASGFGVLARCYFYMNMYDSAARYADSALAYKSTLKDLSTLTSPAGSNPVFYNSPELLLSKSEKGYSIATSGSGVLRLSDTLVSVLGPNDQRLNLFTTSASVISTTSNYTDAGGYYLYMESPNVSAAQYGGARNTGVSVPEMMLIKAEYYARNNDATNAMLWVNKLRVKRIKAGSYADLTAANADDALVKVIQERQREFFCRMLRWWDMRRLKSDSRFQRTLTRSFNGTQYTLAPNSDRYVFRIAEYYRSLNPEIEQNP; translated from the coding sequence ATGAGAATAACTAATTATTTAAAAATGGCAGGTTTACAATTGGTGTTATTAACCAGTTGTGCCAAGTATACCGATATTAAAACGCAGGGGCAAATGGTTTCCGGAAAACTGGATAACTATACCGTGCTGATGAATGGGTATGGTAATTTTGATGCCGGTCCTGCTGCTATTTGTGATCTGGCTTCTGATGATGTACAGTTAGTGGATGGAAGTACGCAGCAAAAAGAACTTGCTGGCAATACCAACACATATGGATATTATGTGCGCAGTTATACGTGGCAACCTGCTGTGTATGAGGCTGCTACCAACTATGCCGATTATACCTGGTTGAACCTTTATAATACCATATTTGTAGCCAATACTATTATTCAGGAAGTACCATCTGTAACAGATGGTACAGCAGCTCAAAAGGCTGCCCTGATAGCACAGGCACTGGTGCATAGGGCAGATGCTTACCTGTCGCTGGTGAATGTATATGCTAAGCCCTATATCCAAAGTACTGCTGGTAGTGATTTAGGTGTCCCTTTAGTGTTAAGTCCTACCACCGCACAGGTACTGAATCGTGCTTCTGTACAAACAGTATATAGCCAGATTATTACCGATCTGAAAGAGGCGATTCCCTATTTGCCGCAGACGCAAAGCATGACGTTTATTCCAGCCAAAGCTTCTGGCTTTGGAGTACTGGCAAGATGTTATTTCTACATGAATATGTATGATAGTGCGGCACGTTATGCAGATAGTGCGCTGGCTTATAAATCAACATTGAAAGATCTTAGCACACTTACAAGCCCGGCAGGCTCTAACCCTGTATTCTATAACAGTCCGGAATTGCTTTTATCCAAATCTGAAAAAGGATACAGTATTGCCACTTCCGGCTCAGGGGTGTTACGTTTAAGTGATACGCTGGTATCTGTTCTGGGACCTAATGACCAACGGTTGAATTTGTTTACCACTTCTGCCAGCGTTATTTCCACTACTTCTAATTATACAGATGCCGGTGGTTATTATTTATACATGGAAAGCCCGAATGTAAGTGCGGCACAATATGGTGGAGCACGTAATACGGGTGTTAGTGTTCCTGAAATGATGCTGATTAAAGCAGAGTATTATGCGCGTAATAACGATGCCACTAATGCTATGTTATGGGTGAATAAGCTGCGTGTGAAGCGTATAAAAGCAGGGAGCTATGCTGATTTAACAGCTGCTAATGCAGATGATGCGCTGGTGAAAGTGATACAGGAGCGTCAACGTGAATTTTTCTGCCGTATGCTGCGTTGGTGGGATATGCGCAGGCTGAAAAGTGATAGCCGTTTCCAGCGCACATTAACACGTTCATTCAATGGTACGCAGTATACATTGGCACCAAACAGCGACAGATATGTGTTTCGCATAGCGGAGTATTATCGCTCATTAAATCCTGAAATCGAGCAGAATCCATAA
- a CDS encoding SusC/RagA family TonB-linked outer membrane protein: protein MTKTTVYVLRCFLMLLFFETVVAHPVIAQSQQEKKITLKQALEAVEKKFGTKFAYEHNLLEGKYTTTKALEAETVAEVLKDILYPNNLIFLYVSNNAYSIVSRSASFFKGNEQAGAPAQQAVASAGQAPGKYTVRGSVTDVIGNPLPFVNIWVKGSNNGAQTLDKGDFILANVDANDTLIFTYVGYITQRVGIDGRYTVNVQMQSDGKNSLSEVVVVSTGLQQLPKERATGSFATVTAKDLEKVPVPNVIQRLEGLVPGVKISVLAGDRSFIYGGGGTSGNGKSINSATRTVGQNDYNATIRGTGSLNAEKYPLTVLDGAITDLDISAINPADIENITFLKDAAAASIWGVRAANGVIVITTKKGRSNQVPAINFSAGFNVSGKPNLNYLRRMNSAEMINYETELVNRNLLTTALLTPSAFNYTSYPHKGAELALMLKAGTITQDAYNKSIDSLKAIDNTSQVEKYLMQSARNQQYNLSVSGGNAYSSYYYSASYSKEGTNVKRTTGDRLTLTLNNSWKLFKIATLSTSFKGSFFNYVNDGIALSSLYSTSNAHNLFPYEQIADNNGNGVNLNWYNPAFINSLAAGRPAWTYNYLNELRLNDNVQKDQNYVVNINLSVPIYRGLSASVMYTNERSYSNSRQFYDPQSFNIRNLLNQYTAPTSTTNSLGYSTSSGQLLVGNTTTNNYAVRGQLSYDKTINGIHQLNVIAGSEIRQTQIGGTAFTLMGYNMATGASVTITNGSSFPGVSGTTYWYNTGTPSQQDKVRRFLSYFSNAAYTLMGKYSLSGSVRYDDYNNFGLDRKYRATPLWSTGAKWDIYKEGFMKTYKWISSLSLRATYGVNGNVAQDQYPYTYIGTPYTDGTTGLPQSSIINPPNPQLRWEKTYVTNLGVDFGFLQNKLAGSIEVYRRNGKDLLYNLPSGPTYTGTITTLSRNVASMVNKGIEMSLRAQVFSNKDWTVSVGETFAYNTNKITDKRIDSTLGGSYIYNYSPASVPNLYGYATDKLMVYRNAGLSANGMTRVYNYKGDTVAASQVTYLRDMKYAGRTTAPYFGSVNTSIRYKQFTLYALATYQFGSVFLKPTISQYTVYSSVQVYDMSKAIASRWQKAGDENITNVPGIGVASYSSQNVNRFQYSDINVLSGDYVRLREVSLSYQFPSTGFISNVVKGMSFTATVRNLGLIWRANKEGYDPDFIGYPGRSFGLPAAKSYNFSLNVNF, encoded by the coding sequence ATGACGAAAACAACTGTTTATGTGCTTCGGTGCTTTTTGATGCTATTGTTTTTTGAAACAGTAGTGGCGCACCCGGTAATTGCTCAGAGCCAACAGGAGAAGAAGATTACCCTGAAGCAGGCGTTAGAAGCGGTGGAGAAGAAATTCGGAACCAAATTCGCGTACGAGCACAACCTGCTGGAGGGCAAGTATACTACTACCAAAGCCCTGGAAGCAGAAACCGTAGCCGAAGTGTTGAAAGACATTTTATACCCCAACAATCTTATTTTCTTATATGTAAGCAATAACGCTTATTCTATTGTATCACGCAGCGCCAGTTTCTTTAAAGGAAACGAGCAGGCGGGTGCCCCTGCACAACAAGCAGTAGCAAGTGCGGGACAAGCGCCTGGTAAGTATACTGTAAGAGGTAGCGTTACTGATGTTATAGGCAACCCATTACCTTTTGTAAACATTTGGGTGAAAGGTTCTAATAACGGCGCACAAACTTTAGATAAGGGTGATTTTATTCTAGCTAATGTAGATGCGAATGATACTTTGATTTTTACTTATGTAGGTTATATTACGCAACGTGTAGGCATTGATGGACGTTACACTGTGAATGTGCAAATGCAAAGCGATGGCAAAAACTCATTGAGTGAAGTGGTGGTGGTAAGTACCGGTTTACAGCAGTTGCCTAAAGAACGTGCTACTGGTTCATTTGCTACTGTAACTGCAAAAGACCTGGAAAAAGTGCCGGTGCCCAACGTTATTCAAAGGCTGGAAGGTTTGGTACCTGGTGTTAAAATCAGCGTGCTGGCTGGAGATAGAAGTTTTATATACGGTGGTGGTGGTACTAGTGGCAATGGTAAATCAATAAACAGTGCTACCCGCACGGTAGGGCAAAACGACTATAATGCTACTATTCGTGGAACAGGGTCTTTAAATGCTGAGAAGTATCCGTTAACAGTATTGGACGGTGCTATTACAGATCTTGATATTTCTGCTATTAATCCTGCTGATATTGAAAATATTACTTTCCTGAAAGATGCAGCAGCAGCCTCTATCTGGGGCGTGCGTGCAGCTAACGGTGTTATTGTAATTACTACCAAAAAGGGAAGAAGTAACCAGGTACCTGCTATTAATTTCTCTGCCGGATTCAATGTGTCGGGCAAGCCGAATCTGAATTATCTGCGCAGAATGAATTCTGCTGAAATGATTAATTACGAAACTGAACTGGTGAATCGTAATTTATTAACTACAGCGCTGCTTACTCCTTCTGCTTTCAATTATACCTCTTATCCACATAAAGGTGCCGAACTGGCTTTAATGTTAAAAGCCGGTACTATTACGCAGGATGCTTATAATAAATCAATAGATTCTTTAAAAGCGATTGATAATACTTCCCAGGTAGAGAAATATCTGATGCAAAGCGCCAGGAATCAGCAGTATAATTTATCCGTAAGCGGTGGTAATGCTTATTCTTCTTATTACTATTCTGCTTCATATAGCAAGGAAGGTACCAATGTAAAAAGAACGACAGGCGACAGGCTTACACTGACATTGAATAACAGCTGGAAGCTGTTTAAAATAGCTACATTAAGTACCAGCTTTAAAGGGTCGTTCTTTAATTATGTGAACGATGGTATTGCGCTGAGTTCTTTATATTCTACTTCTAATGCACATAATCTCTTTCCGTACGAGCAAATTGCAGACAATAATGGCAATGGGGTAAATTTAAACTGGTATAACCCTGCTTTTATTAATTCCCTTGCAGCAGGTCGTCCTGCCTGGACGTATAATTACCTGAATGAATTACGGTTAAATGATAATGTGCAGAAAGATCAGAATTATGTGGTAAATATCAATTTGAGTGTTCCCATCTATCGTGGATTGTCAGCTTCGGTAATGTATACAAACGAAAGATCTTATAGCAACTCCCGTCAATTTTATGATCCGCAGAGTTTTAATATCAGAAATCTTCTGAATCAGTATACAGCTCCTACTTCTACAACCAATTCCCTTGGTTATAGCACCAGCTCGGGACAATTGCTGGTGGGCAATACCACTACTAATAACTATGCTGTACGTGGACAATTATCATACGATAAAACAATTAACGGCATTCATCAGTTAAATGTGATTGCAGGTAGTGAAATAAGACAAACTCAAATAGGGGGAACTGCTTTTACGTTAATGGGATATAACATGGCAACAGGCGCAAGTGTAACTATCACAAATGGTAGTTCATTTCCTGGTGTAAGCGGAACAACCTACTGGTATAATACTGGTACGCCTAGTCAGCAGGATAAGGTTCGTCGTTTCCTGTCTTATTTCTCCAATGCCGCTTATACGCTGATGGGCAAATATTCTCTTTCAGGTAGTGTAAGGTATGATGATTATAATAATTTCGGATTAGACAGAAAATATCGCGCTACTCCATTATGGTCAACTGGTGCTAAATGGGATATTTATAAAGAGGGTTTTATGAAAACCTATAAATGGATCTCAAGTCTTAGTTTACGTGCCACTTATGGAGTGAATGGTAACGTTGCGCAAGATCAATATCCTTATACTTATATTGGAACGCCGTATACAGATGGAACAACCGGGTTACCACAGTCTTCTATTATAAATCCGCCCAATCCGCAGTTGAGATGGGAAAAGACATATGTAACTAACCTGGGTGTGGATTTCGGCTTTTTGCAAAATAAACTGGCTGGTTCTATTGAAGTATACCGCAGAAATGGAAAAGATCTGTTGTATAATTTACCTTCTGGTCCTACATACACAGGCACTATCACTACTCTTTCCCGTAACGTAGCTTCTATGGTGAATAAGGGGATTGAGATGAGTTTACGTGCCCAGGTATTCAGCAATAAAGACTGGACTGTTTCTGTTGGTGAAACCTTCGCATATAATACCAATAAAATAACGGATAAGCGTATTGATTCCACACTGGGCGGTTCTTATATTTATAATTATAGTCCTGCCAGTGTTCCCAATCTTTATGGGTATGCTACAGATAAGCTGATGGTGTACAGGAATGCAGGGTTGAGTGCTAATGGCATGACACGCGTATATAATTATAAAGGAGACACCGTTGCAGCTAGTCAGGTAACCTATCTGCGCGATATGAAGTATGCGGGACGTACCACTGCTCCTTATTTTGGAAGTGTAAATACTTCAATAAGATATAAACAGTTTACTTTATACGCTTTGGCTACTTACCAGTTTGGAAGTGTGTTTTTGAAGCCAACGATATCACAATATACTGTTTACTCTTCTGTACAGGTGTATGATATGAGTAAAGCGATAGCCAGTCGTTGGCAGAAAGCAGGTGACGAGAATATTACCAATGTACCTGGTATTGGAGTTGCTTCTTATTCTTCTCAAAACGTCAATAGATTCCAGTATTCGGATATTAACGTTCTTTCTGGTGATTATGTTCGTTTAAGAGAAGTGTCTTTGAGTTATCAATTCCCTTCTACTGGTTTTATAAGCAATGTAGTGAAAGGTATGAGCTTTACGGCAACTGTGCGCAACCTGGGATTAATATGGAGAGCAAATAAAGAAGGATATGATCCTGATTTTATAGGCTATCCTGGTCGTTCTTTCGGTTTGCCGGCTGCCAAGTCTTATAATTTTTCTTTAAATGTTAACTTTTAA
- a CDS encoding FecR family protein produces MEKYNSYTTDDFLNDDYFITYCKYGEEEAVRAWDNWLQSHPDNESAFRQAHAWLTAVLGATRITAPAYLENHLWEHIQEDISLQEKKLQRKRYVRMFATGIAACLCLLVASLWYVNSRVTVSTTLGEHRTITLPDNSEVTLNANSSLTYYRAWWWHKKREVWLAGEGLFKVQYQDKDAAGVPPAERFTAYAGKLKVEVLGTTFNVKERRNRVIIALLEGKVKVTEEAHVDKPVILQKGEVFRMAEGKVETSQVNQLTNQPQAWVDRKIVATGMTVQDIINNYEDTYGVQIILDNPSLAQKTIDGTISIGTDDNLLFMLANILNADIDRKGKQIWLRSK; encoded by the coding sequence TTGGAGAAATATAATAGTTATACCACCGACGATTTTTTAAACGACGACTACTTTATCACCTATTGCAAATATGGAGAAGAAGAAGCGGTGCGTGCGTGGGATAACTGGCTGCAAAGTCATCCGGATAATGAATCCGCTTTCCGGCAGGCGCATGCCTGGCTTACTGCCGTGTTGGGGGCTACACGTATTACAGCACCCGCCTACCTCGAAAATCATCTATGGGAGCATATCCAGGAAGACATTTCCCTGCAGGAAAAAAAACTGCAACGTAAAAGGTATGTCAGAATGTTTGCTACCGGTATAGCGGCCTGTTTGTGCCTGCTGGTAGCTTCTTTATGGTATGTCAACTCCCGCGTAACCGTATCAACAACACTGGGCGAACATCGTACAATAACACTGCCCGATAACAGTGAAGTAACCTTAAATGCCAACTCTTCGCTTACCTACTACCGCGCATGGTGGTGGCATAAAAAAAGAGAAGTGTGGCTTGCCGGTGAAGGATTGTTTAAGGTGCAGTACCAGGATAAAGACGCAGCCGGCGTGCCACCAGCAGAACGCTTTACTGCTTATGCAGGAAAGTTGAAAGTGGAAGTGCTGGGTACTACGTTTAATGTAAAGGAGCGTCGCAACCGGGTAATAATAGCCCTGCTGGAAGGCAAAGTAAAAGTTACCGAAGAAGCACATGTTGATAAACCGGTTATTCTGCAGAAAGGGGAAGTGTTTCGTATGGCAGAAGGAAAGGTAGAAACCAGCCAGGTAAACCAGCTTACCAATCAGCCGCAGGCATGGGTAGACAGGAAGATTGTGGCAACGGGTATGACGGTGCAGGATATTATTAATAATTATGAAGATACGTATGGGGTACAGATTATTTTAGATAATCCGTCCCTTGCTCAAAAGACTATAGACGGCACTATTTCAATAGGAACAGATGACAATCTGTTGTTCATGTTGGCCAACATTCTGAATGCTGATATAGATAGAAAAGGGAAGCAGATCTGGTTAAGATCGAAATAA
- a CDS encoding RNA polymerase sigma factor, giving the protein MITSDSLLWRQFLNGDKASFEQIYRLHYRSLYEFGMRKTNDEELVKECMQALFVKLWLNRQGISETANPKYYLITSLKNTIVSAQTANGRVSHTGDREEDYFQLSFTETDKLAGADEKTKQLIDAMNQLTGRQKEVIYLRFFEEMPYEQIAELMDVSVKGVYKLNSRALDALKDILDISKKDLLVLLALCKIYFQ; this is encoded by the coding sequence TTGATTACCAGCGATTCGTTATTATGGCGTCAGTTTTTAAACGGTGATAAAGCATCGTTTGAGCAAATTTACCGGCTGCATTATCGCAGCCTGTATGAATTTGGCATGCGCAAAACCAATGATGAAGAGCTGGTAAAAGAATGTATGCAGGCCCTGTTTGTAAAGTTGTGGCTCAACCGCCAGGGCATTAGCGAAACGGCCAATCCCAAATACTACTTAATCACCTCGCTTAAAAACACCATTGTCAGTGCCCAAACTGCCAACGGCCGGGTATCACATACAGGCGACCGCGAGGAAGATTACTTTCAGCTCAGTTTTACCGAAACGGATAAACTGGCCGGTGCTGATGAAAAAACGAAACAGCTGATAGATGCTATGAATCAGCTTACCGGGCGGCAAAAAGAGGTGATATACCTGCGTTTTTTTGAAGAAATGCCGTACGAACAAATTGCAGAATTAATGGATGTGTCGGTAAAAGGCGTGTACAAACTCAACAGCCGCGCGTTGGACGCCCTGAAGGATATTCTGGATATTTCTAAAAAAGACCTGCTGGTGCTACTCGCATTATGCAAAATCTACTTTCAATAA
- a CDS encoding helix-turn-helix domain-containing protein — protein MKKPIECCRFSQSQSLQTLQRNDHHYEKDFSEIIYLTKGKGAVNTFDYEIQDNLPRLIYVPKSVNSVFIPFPDARGYAVRFKTEFLPVNKVDFFMHYFSSYDMQVVAEHQQKAILHLFELMQPESVAEAEEDTSMHYLLLALLAKIEFIRRTDGDGDVYKDRDYDVCKRFMQLLEAHFYTSHKVSFYARELHITFRSLNEMVLRVTGKTVLQLIDMRRYIEARKLLIQSDRSISEIAYMLGFTRTYFTRFFQKKAGVTPLYFRQTCQLV, from the coding sequence ATGAAGAAACCAATTGAGTGCTGTCGCTTCTCCCAAAGCCAGTCTCTGCAAACGTTACAAAGAAATGATCATCATTATGAGAAAGACTTTTCAGAAATTATTTATCTCACCAAAGGCAAAGGAGCAGTTAACACTTTCGATTACGAGATACAGGATAACCTGCCCAGGCTTATATATGTACCTAAAAGTGTAAACAGTGTTTTTATACCTTTCCCTGATGCAAGGGGGTATGCGGTGCGCTTTAAAACAGAGTTTTTACCTGTTAATAAAGTGGATTTCTTTATGCATTACTTCAGCAGTTACGATATGCAGGTGGTGGCCGAGCATCAGCAAAAAGCCATACTGCATTTGTTTGAACTGATGCAGCCTGAAAGTGTGGCTGAAGCAGAAGAAGATACCAGCATGCATTACCTGTTACTGGCCTTGCTGGCTAAAATTGAATTTATACGGCGAACGGATGGCGACGGGGATGTATATAAAGACAGGGATTATGATGTGTGTAAACGTTTTATGCAATTGCTGGAAGCTCATTTTTACACCAGTCATAAAGTGAGCTTTTATGCACGGGAGTTACATATTACTTTTCGCTCGTTAAATGAAATGGTGCTGCGGGTTACGGGTAAAACGGTGTTGCAGTTGATTGATATGCGCAGGTATATTGAAGCGCGTAAGTTGTTGATCCAGTCCGATAGAAGTATTTCTGAAATTGCTTATATGTTGGGATTTACACGAACTTACTTTACGCGTTTCTTTCAAAAGAAAGCAGGGGTAACACCATTATACTTCCGGCAAACCTGCCAGTTAGTATAA
- a CDS encoding InlB B-repeat-containing protein, whose product MIQRYLLFCGLACSSFTYAQTTLYVAPNGTASNPGTSITSPTTLANAISSVTAGGTIYLRGGNYALSSTIVIADNNNGTAAANKNIVAYNNEVPVLDFSSQSVADANRGIVLDGDYWHITGITISGAGDNGMLLSGNGNTLEKCIFTKNHDTGLQLSRYKTANATLSTWPMNNLVLNCEAFDNQDPGNENADGFAAKLTCGTGNTFRGCISHHNIDDGWDFYAKDETGPIGPVTLEGCVAYSNGQLSTGSTSGSGDKNGFKLGGSGIAVNHIVRRCIAFNNGHHGFTDNDNPGNIIVTNNTSYNNAESNFNFRTGSTATFTNNLSYLAGSSDKYNGTQTGNTNVWWANSQSTNSGSLVVSSADFASLTPAVTKNTDGSPNTGNFLSLASGSVMINAGATATGITYSGSAPDIGAKEYASTTTTPTPATYTLTTTATPTTGGSITRSSDSAVYTAGTTVTLTATPASGYTFTGWSGGITSTASSVQVTITANLAVTASFTVITTGNGNTLRIDDAATSTSGYCGADGSRQNTYAGADGGYYINLSNSASKGINYYISVPAAGSYTLQWRYAHGTSSGSTVARLLVNGSTAVTAINFPVTGSWSSWATTTAITVALPAGVSSIRLETTEAKEFANIDWMEVTGNTPVAYSCTTASAKTIAQVVDNSLVAESTDNNIALQLFPNPATTSATVGFTNRKAGHIAAYLYNTAGQLVQMLANKDFPQGYNQVPFSCQYLTAGMYFIRLEGNAIKASLSFIKQ is encoded by the coding sequence ATGATACAACGCTACTTGCTGTTCTGCGGCCTGGCCTGCAGCAGCTTTACCTATGCCCAAACCACGCTATACGTAGCGCCCAACGGCACCGCCTCTAACCCGGGCACCTCTATTACTTCTCCCACCACCTTAGCCAACGCCATCAGCAGCGTAACAGCAGGCGGCACTATTTACCTGCGTGGTGGCAACTATGCGCTCTCTTCTACTATTGTGATAGCTGATAACAACAACGGCACTGCCGCTGCCAACAAAAACATAGTAGCTTATAATAACGAAGTACCTGTGCTGGACTTCTCTTCCCAGTCTGTTGCCGATGCCAACAGAGGTATTGTACTGGATGGCGACTATTGGCATATTACCGGCATTACCATTTCCGGTGCGGGCGACAACGGCATGCTGTTATCAGGCAATGGCAACACCCTTGAAAAATGCATCTTCACTAAAAACCATGACACCGGCCTGCAGTTAAGTCGCTACAAAACAGCCAATGCCACTTTAAGCACCTGGCCTATGAACAACCTGGTATTGAACTGCGAAGCATTTGACAACCAGGATCCCGGCAATGAAAATGCAGATGGCTTTGCAGCAAAGCTTACCTGCGGTACGGGAAATACATTCCGTGGTTGTATATCGCACCACAACATTGATGATGGCTGGGACTTTTATGCCAAAGACGAAACCGGCCCTATAGGCCCTGTTACGCTGGAAGGTTGTGTTGCTTACAGCAATGGCCAGTTAAGCACCGGATCAACTTCGGGTAGCGGTGATAAGAATGGTTTTAAGCTGGGCGGCTCGGGCATTGCTGTAAACCATATTGTACGCAGGTGTATTGCCTTCAACAATGGGCATCATGGCTTTACCGATAATGATAACCCCGGCAACATCATAGTAACCAACAACACGAGCTACAATAATGCGGAAAGCAATTTCAACTTCCGCACCGGCAGCACTGCTACTTTTACTAACAACCTCAGTTACCTGGCAGGCAGCAGTGATAAATACAATGGCACGCAAACAGGCAACACCAATGTATGGTGGGCCAATAGCCAAAGCACCAACAGCGGCTCGCTGGTGGTAAGCAGCGCCGACTTTGCATCGCTTACCCCTGCTGTTACTAAAAACACAGACGGCAGCCCTAACACCGGTAATTTTTTATCACTGGCAAGTGGCAGTGTTATGATCAATGCCGGTGCTACAGCAACCGGTATTACCTATAGCGGATCGGCACCTGATATTGGCGCTAAAGAATATGCAAGCACCACTACTACACCTACTCCCGCCACTTATACACTTACCACCACAGCAACACCCACAACAGGCGGCAGCATAACACGTAGCAGCGATTCTGCGGTTTACACTGCAGGCACCACGGTTACCCTCACCGCTACACCTGCCAGCGGCTATACATTTACCGGCTGGAGCGGTGGCATTACCAGCACAGCCAGTTCTGTACAGGTAACCATCACCGCCAACCTCGCAGTAACAGCCAGCTTTACTGTTATTACCACTGGCAACGGCAATACTTTACGTATTGATGATGCGGCCACTTCTACCTCGGGTTACTGCGGAGCAGACGGCAGCCGTCAGAACACCTACGCAGGAGCAGATGGCGGCTATTATATCAACTTATCCAACTCAGCATCTAAAGGCATTAACTATTATATCAGCGTGCCTGCTGCAGGCAGCTATACTTTACAATGGCGCTATGCACATGGCACCAGCAGTGGTTCTACTGTAGCACGCCTGCTGGTAAACGGCAGCACAGCCGTGACAGCCATCAACTTCCCGGTAACAGGTTCCTGGAGTAGCTGGGCTACCACAACTGCTATTACGGTTGCACTACCTGCCGGGGTGAGCAGCATACGACTGGAAACTACAGAAGCAAAAGAATTTGCCAATATTGACTGGATGGAAGTAACCGGCAACACACCTGTTGCTTATTCCTGCACTACCGCTTCGGCCAAAACCATCGCGCAGGTAGTTGATAACAGCCTGGTAGCAGAAAGCACGGACAATAACATCGCTTTACAATTATTCCCCAACCCAGCTACTACCAGCGCTACAGTAGGCTTTACTAACAGAAAAGCCGGACACATAGCCGCATACCTGTATAATACTGCAGGCCAGTTGGTACAAATGCTGGCGAATAAAGATTTTCCACAAGGCTACAACCAAGTACCTTTCAGCTGTCAATACTTAACAGCGGGCATGTACTTTATACGCCTGGAAGGAAATGCCATCAAAGCATCCTTATCTTTTATAAAACAATAA
- a CDS encoding response regulator, translating to MEKIVILLVEDDLDDREILSSAIKEVYPSAYLMEITNGKELCQLADDSNAPHIDMIFMDINLPFCNGKLCLEKLRQSARYASVPIMMMTTSSRGKDIDDTFESGATRYIVKPYSYIKILELMKGILANVKNFNSSIKDKNAYLWRYSV from the coding sequence ATGGAAAAGATAGTTATTCTATTGGTAGAAGATGACCTGGACGACAGGGAGATCTTATCCTCAGCTATTAAAGAAGTGTATCCCTCCGCTTATTTGATGGAAATAACCAATGGTAAGGAACTGTGCCAGCTGGCGGATGATAGTAATGCACCCCACATTGACATGATTTTTATGGATATTAATTTGCCCTTTTGTAATGGCAAGTTGTGTTTGGAAAAACTACGGCAATCTGCCCGTTATGCTTCTGTTCCTATTATGATGATGACCACTTCCAGCAGGGGAAAAGATATTGATGATACATTTGAAAGTGGCGCTACCCGGTATATTGTAAAGCCTTACAGTTATATAAAAATCCTGGAATTAATGAAGGGCATATTAGCCAATGTAAAAAACTTCAATAGCTCCATTAAAGATAAAAACGCTTACCTGTGGAGGTATAGTGTGTAA